CCAGCAGTAAAAAAATAATAGGTTAGTAGATGTGGAAGGAGGAAAATAATGGCAGTTTTAAACATATATAACTTAGCAGGAACACAAACTGGAACTGTTGAAGTTAAAGATTCAGTGTTTGGGATTGAACCTAATCAAGCAGTGCTTCATGAAGTATTAACTGCAGAATTAGCAGCTGCTAGACAAGGAACTGCAGCTACTAAAACTAGAGCAATGGTTAGAGGAGGGGGAAGAAAACCTTTCAAACAAAAAGGAACTGGTAGAGCAAGACAAGGTACTATCAGAGCTCCACATATGGTAGGAGGAGGAGTTACATTTGGTCCTCACCCAAGATCATATGAGAAAAAAGTTAACAAAAAAGTTAGAAACCTAGCTCTAAGATCAGCATTATCAGCTAAAGTAGCTAATGGAGATATCCTAGTTCTTGAAGGAACAATCGATACACCAAAAACAAAAACAATAATTGCTTTAACAAATGCAATTAACGCAACTAACAAACAATTATTTGTAGTAAACGATCTTGCTGCAGAAGCAGATTTCAACTTATACCTATCAGTAAGAAATCTTGAAAACGCAGTAGTATTACAACCAAATGAAATTGGTGTATACTGGCTATTAAAACAAGAAAAAGTAATTCTTACTAGAGAAGCACTAACTACAATAGAGGAGGTGCTTGGATAATGACATCATATGATATCGTAAAAAAACCTATCATCACTGAAAAAACTGAACTACTTAGAAGAGAGTACAACAAGTACACTTTCGAAGTAAGCCCAAAAGCTAATAAGATTCAAATAAAAAAAGCTATTGAAGAGTTATTCAACGTTAAAGTTGCATCAGTGGCAACTCTAAACAGCAAACCTGTTACTAAGAGACATGGAATGAAACTTTACAAAACTCAAGCTAAAAAGAAGGCAATCGTTAAATTAGCTGAAGGAACAATCACTTACTTTAAAGAAGTATAATAAACTGTAGAAAGCGGCTAAAGATATATATAGGTCTAAACGGAGGTTAAGCAAAAATGGCTATTAGAAAAATGAAAGCAATGACTAATGGAACTAGACACATGTCAAGATTAGTCAATGAAGATTTAGATAATGTAAGACCTGAAAAGTCTTTAACTGTACCTTTAAAATCTGCTTATGGTAGAGATAACTACGGGCACAGAACTTGTAGAGACAGACAAAAAGGACACAAAAGACTTTACAGAATTATCGACTTCAAAAGAAATAAATTAGATGTACCAGCTAGAGTAGAATCTATCGAGTACGATCCAAACAGAACAGCTAATATCGCTCTTCTATTCTATGTAGATGGAGAAAAAAGATATATATTAGCACCAAAAGGATTAAAAAAAGGTGACATGGTTATGGCAGGATCTCAAGCTGAGATTAAACCAGGAAACGCACTTAAAATAAAAGACATGCCAGTAGGGGTTCAAATTCATAATATTGAACTACAAAGAGGAAAGGGTGGACAATTAGTAAGATCCGCAGGTACAGCAGCAAGACTTGTTGCTAAAGAAGGAACTTACTGTCACGTAGAGTTACCATCAGGTGAACTTAGATTAATTCACGGTGAATGCATGGCAACTATCGGAGAAGTAGGAAATTCTGAACATAGCTTAGTTCAAATCGGTAAAGCTGGAAGAAACAGAAACATGGGAAAAAGACCTCACGTAAGAGGATCTGTAATGAACCCTGTTGATCACCCTCATGGAGGAGGAGAAGGTAAGAATCCAGTAGGTAGAAAAGCTCCTTTAACACCTTGGGGTAAACCAGCAATGGGTGTTAAAACTAGAGGTAAGAAAACTACAGATAAATTTATCGTAAGAAGAAGAAACGATAAATAATTTTCGAGAGGAGGCTAATAGGTAATGGCTAGATCATTAAAAAAAGGACCTTTCTGTGACCACCACTTAATGAAAAAAGTTGAAGAAGCTG
The uncultured Fusobacterium sp. DNA segment above includes these coding regions:
- the rplD gene encoding 50S ribosomal protein L4, with translation MAVLNIYNLAGTQTGTVEVKDSVFGIEPNQAVLHEVLTAELAAARQGTAATKTRAMVRGGGRKPFKQKGTGRARQGTIRAPHMVGGGVTFGPHPRSYEKKVNKKVRNLALRSALSAKVANGDILVLEGTIDTPKTKTIIALTNAINATNKQLFVVNDLAAEADFNLYLSVRNLENAVVLQPNEIGVYWLLKQEKVILTREALTTIEEVLG
- the rplW gene encoding 50S ribosomal protein L23; its protein translation is MTSYDIVKKPIITEKTELLRREYNKYTFEVSPKANKIQIKKAIEELFNVKVASVATLNSKPVTKRHGMKLYKTQAKKKAIVKLAEGTITYFKEV
- the rplB gene encoding 50S ribosomal protein L2, which gives rise to MAIRKMKAMTNGTRHMSRLVNEDLDNVRPEKSLTVPLKSAYGRDNYGHRTCRDRQKGHKRLYRIIDFKRNKLDVPARVESIEYDPNRTANIALLFYVDGEKRYILAPKGLKKGDMVMAGSQAEIKPGNALKIKDMPVGVQIHNIELQRGKGGQLVRSAGTAARLVAKEGTYCHVELPSGELRLIHGECMATIGEVGNSEHSLVQIGKAGRNRNMGKRPHVRGSVMNPVDHPHGGGEGKNPVGRKAPLTPWGKPAMGVKTRGKKTTDKFIVRRRNDK